AGCTAAGACCATGCTTATTATGTATAAATCAAGTTTTCCttagttcagtttgagttcaCTCAtcccaatttgagttcaattcagttttgagTGCTttttataacaacccgacccactcctgggctcgggccctggtttggcggatcccaacccgccccctagcagtttcggcttcAACCTTAAAAAGTCTAAGAACTAGGACAATCGACTCATTAATGACCCCCcgttataagcccttgaagatctctcacaatcttcaatacgggactaaacttttggcgtattacaatccaccccccttaaagCACAAGTGTTCATGTGTGTGGaaccctaggtccgagtgttgaaactgctctgataccactgtaacaattCGACCCACTCCTGAGCTCGGATCCCTAGTCTAGTGGATTccaacccaccccctagcagtttcggctccaaccccaaaagggctaggaaccaggaccaTCATCTCTAGGTGTACAAATACATAGATccacatgtatatatatctatacaaACTCAAAATACATGGGCTTCACGACAGATGCATAACTGAATACTTCCATACCTTTCAAATCCGAGATAAATTTTCAGCAGCAACCCTTTTATGCTTCTGGTTCTTTTCCAACAGTCCCTTCCCTTGATCTCAACCGTAAGAGAGCAGAGATGAggatctctccctctttttctccctctttctctcgaATTCCCTGCTATTGGATGTTCCCctctatggctgcagcaaaagGAGTGATTAATTGCTGTAAAATAGGGTTAAATATACCCTCTACACAGCCTCCCTCCTTGCCATACgaattttgttttcagtttctcTCGAGAATGGAATGACTTTTCAGTTTTCCCTCTTGCCATTTAATCTTTTCAATTACTTACTCTCAGTCAGGTTTAACTTAGGCAATACATTTGTTTCTTTCCAACACTGTCCCCTTGACAGTTTTCAGTTATTCCTTGCAACCTTTTAGTATACCATTTTTAACTCCTCCCAATATCAACGTTTCAATAATTAATGAAACAAAGGAGAAATCGTGGGTGTtacactttctctctcctagtTTTAGGGGTTTGGGTTGAATTTAAGCTCAATTCAAAAGAAAGAGCTAAAAGCTAGCTAGAACCATGTTTATTatgtataaatcaagcttccattagtttggtttgagttcattcatttcgaattgagttcaattcagttttaaGTGTTTTCTTTCTCCTATTTTCAAGAGTTCgaactgaatttgatcttaatcCAATTGAGTAAGCTGAAACCAAGTTGggattatgtttatcatgtatgaCTCAATAGTcctttagtttggtttgagttcattttaGTTCTGAAGGCTGTGGAACTCATTCCTAGTGCTTACTACACTCTATAAACTACTGTCGAGCTCAAGTTtgcaaaattaaagcaaaatttttcaatcttttagCATGACCTTATACGTAAGTGGCTTTCCCTAGCACCCCCTGCTCCACTAGTGAAAATTCtaataaaaattagatttttatgACCTTCCTTGACTTTACTTTATAAACAGGTTGTATATAgcttggtaattttttttttctaaagtaaTTGGGGAGGAATTTTCACCAAGACACCAAAGCCTATTTGGGAGCCTGGCTAACTCTAGAAATACACACGGgcaaaattatcatttttggTCCATATTCTTTTATCTGAACATGGGGTATAGTTCACATATATCTTcgtttatgatttttcttttattctaaaACTTTAGTTCAGTTTCATCCCTTTATAAAAACCCATTTCAACCCAAAATCACACACAAGAGCATTCTGATCATTTGCCACCATGCACgtattttcataaaacctaacttAAGAGACACATGAACCTAATTTAGCTTTTCATATACATTTCATGGATCTAGTAGGCCTGAGCTCATGCTCAACCTACCCCAGCACCTAGGCTGATCCTATGCCCAACCTAGGTCTaaaccaaatttttcaaaactgaacctaACCCAGGTCCAATCCATGTCATGCAGTTTGAACCCACCTAGCCTAGCTCGAGCCAGGTCTAGGTCCATTCTATTTTCAGATCTCCATTTCATATCTTTGATTTAAACCATATATCCAAGTCTTATTTCCATGTATGGATCTCATATCAAAGTCtcaaatcataatccaaatttcaataccatatccaaatccatctTTTAGAATTTTCCTTAGATATGGACTTGGATCTAGGTCTTAGCATCAAACCCAGATCATCGATCCATatgtgagcttaatgcacattatatccCAAAAATTTATCCTAATTTTCTCATTCCATGTTTAATGTCAATTCTTACGTGAACACTTGAAATCGGTATCCATATGTGGTCGGAATGaacatttttctaatttatatCAAGTTTTAGGATAAGGTTTAAAAGTTTGTTTTCACCCCTTCATATTATTGTATCATTCGTCCTCTATACTCAATGTCAATCTAAATACTTTAGTAAGAATCAATCGACACTTCTTTGTGCACACATGGCTTTTCGTGGTTTTTGTGGAATTGAATTTGGAGTCCATAGGAGATCGCAATGAGCAAAATCCAATTGAAATCATGACTTTAGCCTAGTTTTGAGTTGAGAAGTCCCCTTCTCACGTCTACACACTTGAGCTATTCCTAAAGAAGTccaaaaaatggtaaaattccAATTGGGAACTCAAGAAAGGGTTTAGCTCAATACACAGAGTGTTGGTTCAGGCTGCATTAGCACTCAACTTAGACCTAACCAAGCTCAGTATGGGAGTCAGGGGAGAAGGTTTAGTAAGGTGCCAGCTTCATGTAATttattttccctcttctttctttttttttttaatttttaatttagtgtctttctttatgcatgtttagtttaattttctttttgcttttagaatGCTTAGATTAGTTTTCTTTTCGGTTTTATCATGTCTAGCATACTTTATTTTTCTAACTTGCTTTAATAATGTTGTAGCTTAGCatgttcattttctatattagatttattttaaagTTCTTTAGGGTAGGAATAGAGATCAGGTATGTCCCTCACTTCCTTGTCTCTTCCTTTTAATTTCATCTTTTTGCTTATGTAGTTTTACTTACATCATGCTTAATATAGTTCTCTTTTACACTTTCTTTATCATGCATTGGGCTTATGTTTTAATATGCATCGAACCATCTTGAACCCACATGCACCTCTTCTCTAAAACCAGACTAGGTCAGCCCAGTAGCATACCCTGTGCTGTGTGCATCAGTCCGGATATGTGAAATCCTAAATCCAGCTTGATCCTTATGCAACAATCATCTCTAATCatagtttttttctaaaatgttttaaaatttaatctctttaaattatttcaaaaacCCTAGGTTGTATAGGCAGAGAATCCAATCCTAGTTCAATTCTCTAAGACCTACCTCAGGCTAATATTGGAGCATATTACTTATAAATATAGTCCCACAGCCTAGGTCTAGTCTAACTTCCTTAAAACCTCattcatataaaatgaatgaaGTATATATCCTATGTCACACAGATTGACTGAGACCAAACACACTTGTTAGAGTCAAACCCTTCCCAAGTGGGTTCAAATCCAGTATTAGGACAGGGGGATTGTCATCGGTGAATTGGATTTTGTTTCTGTTCGATGATTTTTTATGGCATCTGTGCGATTGTTCCGTACCcttgaaatttatgttttgcCTTGTCTATTTGTGTCTCTTGTTTTTCTAAGTTAGCATTTGGGGTTTTGAAGGCACAAAATGAAGTGATCAACACAAGAGAGTAATAGCTTAATTAATGTCTTAGAGTCGTAAACCATACACTATAAACATTTACGACCTAAGGCAACCGAGTCACAAAGTCAACTTGCTAACCCAGCAACCCATGCCTCAGCCAAGTGGCCAACTATGGATGTATACTAACCCTCCAACCTATATCCCATCCCTCCTCGTGTTTCCCATTCTTACTTAATCTTCCTTCTGTTAGCATGAGTTGACTCTCCAAACATGGGAGGGCTCAAGATGCATTCGCCATGTTCGATGGAATGATTGATCAAGGATTAGAGCCAAGGTTGACCAGTTACAGTACAATGGTTCATGGAGAAGGATGGATGATGCAATTAGTCTTTGTCATCAGATGAAAGTGAATCGTTTCGGGGATTATTTACAATTAATTGGTTTATGAGTTTTGCAATATTCTCAAGATTGATGAAgccatgaaaaattttcaagaaatcaTAGAAAAAGGTTCTAAATCTGATGCAGTTACTTTAAACATATTGATGAATGAGTTTTGCAAGGCTGGGGAGATTGGCACTACCAGAAGGCTCTTCCTTGACATGAAAGAACAAGTTTGACATATTCAGGCAAATTTGGAGATTTAGTCAAGCCTTCCCCAAAGGTAGAACAACACTCAATAACCAGTTTCCAGAAAGGAATGTTTATATACATGCGTAAGGCATATGAGATGTTGAagctagtgagagtaagatttAGTGGAAATAATCTGCAAGCAAGTTCTTTGTTTCCATGTTTGTTGTAGACTACTTTATGCTGCTGATggacaacttttttttttccccttgatttggatatgaatttcGAAAAGCGGTACAGGAATTTTTCAGAGATTAGGGAGGGTACACGAATGAATATCTATCAAGTAAGAAGCTCGTATTGCAAGGGGATTGTCCATCAAATGGTGAATGTTTGCTGCTGCCATTTTACATCAAGGGATTGCAAAACTGGTGCTTCTGAAGTTTTCTGCTGCCATTTTCTGTTTAGACACTTGATTCGCGTCGGCAAGTTGTTTGGTGAATGTAATATAAATGGCTTATGATCTCCTGTATATTGTTTGAATAGAAGGATGATAAAATGTGTATACTGTATAGTGTTGCTTATTCTCCTCTTACTGTTGACCTGAACATGACCCGATTACTTGGGAAAGTTATGCTGAAAGCGGCAAGATATGTGGTGGCaaaatatatcttttatttGGATAAATTTTTGTGGCCTTCACAAGTTAAattttgaatgaagaaaagaatttctctctttcattaTTCCAATaaattcatttaaataaaaaaagtactgaaatttttgttttggtcaCCAAGGGACCCCTTATATTTAACCATGGTTTATCTAAGGGTGGTGAATATAAGACATATGAAATATACGGAAAATATTGGCCGTGATTTGAGAAAGTCTTCGACACTTGAGCGTGTCCCTCTCTCGCTCTtactgttctctctctcttcctcttagACCATAaagcttgagagagagaaaccctAACCCTCGAGCTGAACCGAGATCCGGTCCCCGACAGCTTTCCTCCGCCTtacctatctctttctctctctcaaccacAAACAAGGAAAATGGGAGTCTTCACGTTTGTGTGCAGAAGCAACGGCGGCGACTGGAGCGCCAAGCAGCTCTCTGGCGACCTAGAGGGATCCGCCTCCTCTACTTTTGACCTCCAGAGGAGGCTCGTCCAGGCTGCCCTTTCTTGCGACTCATCCGGGCCCGTCCAATCCTCCTTCTCCCTCATCACGCCTTCATCTGCTGTCTTTCAGGTATCATCTCCACCACTAGTTTTcgttttatttgttgttttgcttttcgGCATTTGTGGAGCTTCATCGATCGTTGTAGGCTGCGATTTCTTTCTTCATGGTAGTATTCCTCTTCGTTTTCTTTTGGATTAGCATGTACGGAAAAAATCACtctttttttgagttttatgGATCTTTTTCATGATGTAATGGAAAAATTACAACTTTTTGAGGTTTTGACGATAATTTTTCCCTTATATTTATGGTGGCAATCTTTTTATAAGTACGCTTGAATCGGCGTCTGTAGGTAATTTGCATTAATTGTGTTTTCGTTGATTTTGCTTCTGTTTTTCTGGACTCTTCATCTCTTTTCCTTCCGTTATTTTATACAATTGAGTCGATCTTATCAGGTTTCGATGAAATTCCTTTCTTATATCCGTGTTTCTGGATTGTTCTTTTATACTAGTGTTGCTATTTGGTATATGCACAATAGTTCATTCCCTTAAGTGTTAGGTACCCAACGGATAATCCGAAAACCCTAGTGAGATTTTTTGAAGATAGCTGAAGATTTATGTCTTTAGCAAGCCTCCAAGTCCTAACACATCGGCCTTAACAGGCGATGTCGTCCCAGGATTAGatgtttcttgcttttgattatTTCTTAATCCAAGAGGCTCCCTAGTATTCTCATTGGGAATCTCCTCTACTGCAATATTACTTTGCTGATTGGCGTATATATAACATTTCAGTGCTTTTTATAGAAAACTATGGGGTGATTTGGGTGTCCAACGTAATATTAGGGCCTTACACCACCAGCATCCTAAAAAACTCCCGTTTCCACAGGTGGTGTCCTTGGTCGCCCTTTCCTGGATGGTTCTTATTTTGGGTGTTTCATCCCAGGATgtatttattcttttcaattttgtgttgACTAGGCAATGGTGGTTTATGTTGCTGCTACTTTAATTTGGTGTTTTGATCCGGAAATTAAGTTatcattcaaaaattttctcataCACTTGCTCCAATGTTTTTGTTATCCTTATCCGCTGTTAGTGTCGTCTCTTTAGTAGAACAATCTTCCATTCCCCCTttgactttttatttatttattttttttatggtggGGGTTGGGGGAGGGGAGCGGGGGAATTAAGCGGTACAGGCTTTATGTGTATGAAttatttaatctttttttttttattgcatatttttgttgtttcgtTGGTTAGGATTGGCCAATCTCTATTGATAAGATATTATTCAAAATTCTTGTATGACTATCGCAGTTCACAAAATCATAAGGTATTTGGGAATCTGGATTTCCATAGCAACATCTTTAGAGACGAACTGTATGTGAGAATGTAAACATATGGTGTCGTTTAGAAATATCAGCTTGTGAAATCCAATGATAAATTTGCTATCATAATATAAATGCGCTAACCATGAGTCAGTTTTACAGCAAAGCCACGTCTGCTATGTGATTCTCAAAAAATGGACCATGATCTGATAAAGCTAAAGTTTACATGTCTTCACTGGGGCATACTTCGATTGAATGTACCAAATATGATCTTTTTAGTTGTTATCTCACTTGAACTAACGGAGGTTCTGATTAATTGCATCGGGTCTCAGCTCACGTGATCATTTGGCTTTGAGATCCTTGGGATTAAGATCAGACTTTTTCCCTTTGATCTTATATCACACCTTTTGTCAGTGGTAAATGGTAAAGGGGGAATCTTGAATGTATATCATAGATCAGACCTGAGATCTTCGTTTTATGAACTGTGGATTTTGGTGCAGATTACTTGACACATTAGCTATGGCTCATCGGATTTATGAGTGTAATAGTAACAGAAAAtgtggtttttataaaaaaaaacttgaaaaaaaaacgcgataaattaaatggcagtttaaaactaaaaaaagcgtttttctgaaaaaaacgttaaaaacgaaaataacacgtttttttgtgttttttcagtttttcagtttttttaatgcaaagcagttttttttttatttgttggaaatctacttatattttgatgtttgtggtattagtttctcacttattttatttttctttcatttttagattttaaaattttaccgtATTTGCCCGCTTTTTTTTAagttcgccgtattatacccgagaaaaagatgttatttgtgactattaaGTTCCTTGTTCTTTCAAACAACCTATGGATGCATGAATGATCATTTAACTGCAGTTTTAGTAAATTAAGGTTTTGATCTTGTGCTAGGTGGTCATtggaggtggtggtggagggGCTTTCGTTGGAGGAGGAGCAGTAGCAGCGGGTGGATCTAGTGCTCCAGCTGCTGCACCGGAGCCTGCagcagaagagaaaaaggaagagaaggaagaaagtgATGAGGATATGggtttctctctttttgattAGTCTGCATTTAAGTTCTGGGACTGCTTTACGTCCGTGTTATTTCTTTTGTCGGtggtgaaaattttggaatAGGGAATGGTAATCTCTTAAGCATTGTAGACAGGATTTCTGGAAATTATCTGCATTTTGAACTGATTGTTATTACTCCAAACTTGCTATAAAATTCTCTAAGTTTCATTACATTGTTCTTTTTGCAGAAATGTGGGGTAAGTTGTGTTCATTACATTGTTCCTTTTGCAGAAATATGGGGTAAGTTGTGttgttttattgtgttttaGGATGCTGATATACCACTTGTCATGAATTGTGGATAAACATCTCTGAATTCAAAGAGGGTGGTGTTAATATCTTGACTTTACCCGTTTATTTAGATTTCCAGTTGCATCAAACTCTGGAGCGTAAGAAATGAATCCTTAATGTCGACCTCCAAACTCCATTTTGTCTTTTGCCGGTGAATATGGTCAGACTTCTCTGTTAATTGAAGTTATCACTATAAATTGGTCGGTATCGCTTTGTACGGAATGTCTTCTTGTGGAGTCTAAGATTCATTTTTAGGTAATGAACACAAAATTAAACTAAAGTAGTAGGAAAAGCTGTTTAATTTGTGAGATGAATCTGACTATGAATTAAATATGGATGTattttccatttgaaaaattccaaatatgtgtcaatttattttttatgaatgacATGAGAAGAGATTTTCCATTTGAAGCATAATCCTTGCAGCTGTTTTCTGGGAAGAATTTGGAAGCATATTTGTCCACCCTATGTTGTTCTTTGTTTGTAACTTCTGAGAGATCGATTGTATTGTCATCTATTGATCCAGTACTAGCATGGCAAGCCTTAGCAAGGAAGCAATTGAAGTGATAATCGCCAAGGCATCACCAAAGTGCAGAAAACTAGGAATTTTGAAATGCTTCAAGTACGTCTTCCCAATGGCCAACTTCAAAATCATATCCATGTAAGGTTACTAGATTTAATTTGATACTTGGATACTGAATATTTGGATAGTTAATGACAAACAAATGCCATAACCGTTTGGTAATAAAAACAAGTGTCCTTGTCATATCTGTCTTTGGAATACGTGTCCTAAAGGAGTTTTTGTCTATGTGGACAAGTGTATGCTTGGCCATAGGTAGCCAGTAGACaacatgctcaacttgtttTTCGCGGAATTTGTTTAAATCATGGGATGGACATATGCAAACCAAGTTTGCATTTTTTGCGGTTTGCCATTGGGGTTCCTTTATTGGGGTTTTGGGGATTTTATTTGGGATTTGGAGATGGTGTTTGACGTTGGCGCATCCATTGGGGTTTGCTTAGTGGGTTTTGTCGCTAGGTCTTGCTAATGTCGCCATTTGTTTTTGTCATTCGGTGTTCCCACTTCCCAGTAATAGTTGTTGGGCTCTGCTGTTGAGATTCCATGTTGCTGCTATTGGATTTTGAGTTGGTCCTTCTGTCGTCACTGTTGGGCGTTGCCGTGCCCGTCAGATTTCTCCATTGGGGTTTTGCCTCTCCTGCACATTCTACCGATGGTGTTCTGCTTTGTCGTTGGGCCATTGGGACTTCCGGTTCGTTCATTTCCGCCGTTCGGTTCTGGGTTTTTCCACTCTTCTTAATGGCTTTCGCCTCTGTCCCGGTGCTTTCTGCTGTGTGGTTCTACCACTACTGCTTGTTTTTCGGATGTTGAGGTTCTGATGTTGGGTTGCCACCCAAGGTTATATTGCTGCCATCGTATATCCTGCTGTCTAGGTATACTTCCAAAGTGCAGTCTAGGTTTACTTGATTCTATCCCTTGATGCATTTACATAATTATTTTAGAACCCAGATTAAGCCTCATCGCGCCACTCCCCGTCAGCATGGGCACCCTTGGAAAGAGCTCAATCATGGCTAACTGATGCTTTTAAGTGGGACATGAAACTGACATCCAAACACGCCTACAAATTAGACCTGGCCCTATGCCTGAAACCGGAGCCCAAGCTGGATACCCAATAACCCAGCCCGGGTTTTGCTTGgcctgattaaaataaaaaaacatttttcaaatataaaataatttttttaaatataaaagatattttaatgataatatatattattattaaataaaaataaaaaaaataaaaaatttaattaggCTGACCTAGACCCAGGCCCAATCGAACCAAGTACTGTGTACCCATCGGGTACTTAGGCCCGTTGCCTACCTTAGTAGAAGATCACAAAGATATGTGGCTTGGGAGAGCAAGGGTGATTTGGGAATTAGAGGTGGCATGGCTTTAAATTCTGGTAGGAACTATGGGTAGATGGTCAAAGGTTAATCCAGGTCACCATTACCTCTAATTTCCCCATGAATGACGGATTAGGACCCTAATcaaattaatttaattaattgGGGATTTGTATATGAACAGTATATTATCAGATTTAATCAACCAATAGGGGCAAGCTGGGTGCGCCACTAAGGGTGACATCAGCCATGGTGGGCTCCAACCAATTTCTATCAACAAAATGATggtaaaataataataataatctatTTATAACTAGCGGCACCCCCATGGGGTGGcaacttagagagagagagagagagagaaaagggccAATGCCCACAGGAACCGTGCAGGACATAGGGAACAACTGCGCAGGGGTCTGGCAGTCTGATCTTTTAGGTATGATTTAATTTTTCAGACTTTTAGTATGTTAAATTAATGTATTTCGAGTTCCTGACTTACACATGGGCATTTTGTGTGCATGATGAATGATATGGCCTCTTGTGATTGCTATGTAATAGCAGGCATGGGGCCTAATACCTGATATGTAGTCCGATACCTGGCTGATTATGTGTCAGGCTTGCTGGTTATTTGAATTCGAGTCAACCCAATAAAAGAAACTTGCTGAATCAGGCTAGCTCAAGCTGGGAAATGAAGGCGCGACTTAGCCCGACGATATATACATTTTAAACCCCATGTCTCTACATtgttttgctctctctctctctctctctttatgtatatatatatatatatatatatatatatatattgtgctcCTAAAGAAATTTTTGGCGTGTTATGGATGGCTTCCTTTAAAAAGTTTTGGTATTTGGTCGAGCATCTCTTTAGAAACTTTTGATGTGCTGCTGAAAGTTCCcaagatatttgaaaaagaaatattaagaGTTTTAAATAAGGATGGACATCAATCTGGATTTCCAACTGTTGTAAAGATGGCGGTTTGGTCCGGCCCAATAACTAAGTGGGCCTGGCTTGGGCTGCCAAAAGATCCTATGGTCTGCCCAAGCTCAGGTTTGTCTAGCCTCAGTCCGACTCGGCGTATTCCGGTACCCAGCGCTATTAGCATATGCCTTGAATTTTTAAGTTTGAAGTCTGTTTAGTCAGTTAAATTTTTGTCGATTTTGGTTTTCGACACCTCCCAAATTGTACTCGTGTGGGTGGTGGGACATGTGACAGAAGTTAGAATATGTGCTTTCACGACTTAGCAAACCTGGTTGCAGCCAGAATGTGCTGGAAAACGGCCACAATCTTCGGATTTGGCAAGTCGACTGATTGGGATGAGATTATCCGTTCCATAATGCCAAGGGTTATAAACTTAAATGAAATAGGGGCACAGATTTAATTTCAGACAGGGCAAGGCATAGATAAGTCCATCATTAAGCGGAATGAGGGACACTTTAATGTGAGTTTAAGGCTGGTTAATTATTTGATTAGGAGGGGTTAATTAGTGATTAAACTCAGGTTCAACGTAATTAACTAGGGTCAAtcgtttggatttggatatgtgAGAGATTCAAACTTAGATTAGAACAGAGATTGGAGTTCAAGTTTTTGGACATGGACCTCAGACCTTGGACATATTCAGCTTGAGTCCAAGAATCGGCTTAGCCCCTTTAGATCCTGATCCTCGATCTCAAATTAGACTTGGACTGTGTCCAAGATCCAGTGTGCCTTATTGGATCTCGATCATGGAACATGAATGGACCTAGGTTGATTCCAACACCCAGACAACCCAAATTGATATAGATCCGGATACTAGATCCGGATTAGgtttgattttggatctaatatCCAGTCCAATTGGATCTGGGTCTCAGACCCTGAACAAAATTGTATCAGATCCATGGTCCAGTCAATTCTAATGGATCTGGGCTTTGAACTTGGAATGGACTTATactggatctaagatccaaatcGAGCTTTATTTTGGATCAAGCCCAGTTGGGGCCGGCTAGGCCGGGGCTGGGTGACCATGAGCCCACCCTCTATCCGCCCCTTGTGAGTACTAGTAACATGCTAGATCAATTTAATCAAAACGTGCTTAGGGTGTTCAAAGTAGTAAACAGCCTGTGAGGCCCCTACCCTGAGTTTGTAAGTATAACCAAACGAACTAGGATTTTGAGGAATCGTCCTCACCACTAACTTTGACTAGACCTCTATAGCGTGCGGCAAGATTACGCCA
This window of the Nymphaea colorata isolate Beijing-Zhang1983 chromosome 2, ASM883128v2, whole genome shotgun sequence genome carries:
- the LOC116246758 gene encoding 60S acidic ribosomal protein P3 is translated as MGVFTFVCRSNGGDWSAKQLSGDLEGSASSTFDLQRRLVQAALSCDSSGPVQSSFSLITPSSAVFQVVIGGGGGGAFVGGGAVAAGGSSAPAAAPEPAAEEKKEEKEESDEDMGFSLFD